From a single Cyclobacterium marinum DSM 745 genomic region:
- a CDS encoding inorganic diphosphatase — protein MINPWHDVSIGDDSPEYVTGVIEIPKGSKGKYELDKKSGMLLLDRVLFSAVHYPANYGFIPQTFCEDRDPLDILIISQIDIPSMTLVKAKVIGVMRMIDGGEADDKIIAVAADDQSVNYYEDISELPPHLMKETHRFFEDYKKLENKEVKVEDFLGKEDAMRIITDAVELYDKTFRTVK, from the coding sequence ATGATTAACCCTTGGCATGATGTAAGTATTGGGGACGACTCACCGGAATACGTAACGGGAGTAATTGAGATACCCAAAGGAAGTAAAGGTAAGTATGAACTTGATAAAAAATCAGGTATGCTTTTGTTGGATCGAGTGCTTTTTTCAGCAGTCCATTATCCGGCAAATTATGGTTTCATCCCTCAGACATTCTGTGAGGACCGTGATCCACTGGATATATTAATTATTTCCCAGATTGATATACCTTCGATGACGCTTGTCAAAGCCAAAGTTATAGGCGTAATGAGAATGATTGATGGGGGAGAGGCAGATGATAAAATTATTGCTGTTGCTGCTGACGATCAGTCCGTAAATTATTACGAGGATATTTCAGAACTTCCTCCACATTTGATGAAAGAAACACACAGATTTTTTGAGGATTATAAGAAACTCGAAAATAAAGAAGTGAAAGTTGAGGATTTTCTTGGTAAAGAAGATGCCATGCGAATCATTACAGATGCTGTAGAGCTTTATGACAAAACTTTTAGGACAGTAAAATAA
- a CDS encoding hybrid sensor histidine kinase/response regulator: MRKRIDVLYIDDEDNNLNSFKAALRKEFKVQTAMDAEEGLILAKNYEFQVVIADQRMPGMTGVEFFEKLVEINPDPIRILLTGYSDISSVIDAINRGEVYRFIDKPWNIEQIKNAILNAAEIFDARKELKEKNTRLQKLHSEMNQFVYSLSHELRGPLMSISGISKLAKMEVSDPGIIEYFEMIDSATLKLDDFIYKMLDFYRSTKIENKVVAINFNGILDQLLAEYKAKWNLTGIELCVAIEQEESFHSDESKIRVILNNLFSNAFKFQKDEPGKWIKIVIKANQETAVIHISDNGIGIEERHKNDVFNLFHRATQRNVGSGLGLYMVKESIEQLKGKVELNSTPGNGTEVLVYLPNLLEL, translated from the coding sequence ATGAGGAAAAGGATCGATGTGCTGTACATTGATGATGAGGATAATAATCTGAATTCATTCAAGGCAGCATTGAGGAAAGAGTTTAAAGTGCAAACAGCTATGGATGCTGAGGAGGGGCTGATCCTTGCAAAAAATTATGAATTTCAGGTGGTCATTGCTGATCAAAGGATGCCTGGAATGACAGGCGTTGAGTTTTTCGAAAAGCTTGTTGAAATTAACCCCGACCCTATTAGAATATTATTAACCGGTTATTCGGATATTTCAAGTGTTATTGACGCCATCAATAGAGGTGAGGTTTATCGTTTTATTGATAAGCCCTGGAATATTGAGCAAATAAAAAATGCAATTTTAAATGCGGCTGAAATATTTGACGCAAGAAAGGAATTAAAAGAAAAAAATACACGATTGCAGAAGCTGCATTCTGAAATGAATCAGTTTGTATACAGTTTGTCACACGAATTGCGTGGCCCCCTCATGAGTATTTCGGGGATATCCAAGCTTGCCAAAATGGAAGTTTCAGATCCGGGGATCATTGAATATTTTGAAATGATTGATTCTGCCACATTGAAATTGGATGACTTTATTTATAAAATGCTGGATTTTTACAGGTCCACAAAAATTGAAAATAAAGTTGTAGCCATCAATTTCAATGGGATTCTAGACCAATTGCTAGCTGAATATAAAGCAAAATGGAACCTTACAGGGATTGAATTATGTGTGGCGATAGAACAAGAGGAATCTTTTCATTCGGATGAATCAAAAATTAGGGTCATCCTTAATAATTTATTCAGTAACGCCTTTAAGTTTCAAAAGGATGAACCCGGTAAATGGATAAAAATTGTCATAAAGGCAAATCAAGAAACAGCAGTGATCCATATTTCTGATAATGGAATAGGGATTGAAGAAAGACACAAAAATGATGTGTTTAATCTTTTTCATCGAGCCACCCAGAGAAATGTTGGCTCAGGTCTTGGACTCTATATGGTTAAAGAATCTATAGAGCAACTCAAAGGAAAAGTAGAACTGAATTCAACTCCCGGAAATGGTACAGAGGTCCTTGTATATCTTCCAAATTTGCTAGAGCTTTGA
- a CDS encoding 7TM diverse intracellular signaling domain-containing protein, giving the protein MKKNNPYFKYAALTFLLLVVLIIPTIYFLGMLKQDDEFRFSHYTYYVGDNTSVKNELNLNTFDSTAFGGIDLGAINNNLFVKLDLNDFNWLNSDSLYILELTNPGFREVEMFRFDTEGNLVYKEIAGTIVGNSNPLKNPSPFFNIKLDGELNSSIVLRIASQVPLKFEAYIFPYSSYFQNYSFRLIIISVYFGIMIALFIYNLILYFSVKDKVYLFYCFYILFIALAQLSISGHSFFLLGENAFLYEISIIGFTTLSSIFVIPFIQLFLKTDEYVPKYEKYLYLIPISYIVALVLRVLGVIEISYSIMDLNGLILAICFFTIGIIAAKGGYRSAYFFLLAWSFLLIGLVVYILHNLMIINLGSFANAPLLAGTAIEALLLSFALADKINILKKEKEKEQIDKLEAVKENERLIKEQNIYLEKMVKSRTEELELTLKNLQNTQTQLVNQEKMASLGQLTAGIAHEINNPINFVSSNISPLKRDMKDILELMDVYREKGKLEFSEESKEEIEELEEDIEFEYLLEEVDQLLTGMEDGAKRTVEIVRGLKLFSRVDEQDVKEVDLREGLDSTLILLNSTISGRIKVNKNYEEIPMVECLAGKINQVFMNIISNAIHALLDHPIEGREPELTINTSFKNGFVMIEIKDNGIGMPESVKEKIFDPFFTTKAVGKGTGLGLSIVYTIILENHKGTLEVESEENVGTVFYIGLPVNQKG; this is encoded by the coding sequence ATGAAAAAGAATAATCCCTATTTTAAATATGCAGCTTTAACATTTTTATTACTAGTGGTGCTTATCATCCCTACCATCTATTTCTTAGGGATGCTTAAGCAGGACGATGAATTTAGGTTTAGTCATTACACCTATTATGTGGGGGATAATACCTCTGTAAAAAATGAATTAAATCTGAATACCTTTGATTCTACAGCCTTTGGAGGAATTGACTTAGGGGCAATCAACAATAATTTATTTGTAAAACTTGACCTCAATGACTTTAATTGGCTGAATTCAGATAGCCTATACATCCTTGAATTGACTAATCCGGGATTTAGGGAGGTAGAAATGTTTCGGTTTGATACTGAAGGTAACCTTGTTTATAAAGAAATTGCGGGCACCATAGTTGGGAATTCAAACCCGTTGAAAAATCCCAGTCCCTTTTTTAATATTAAACTTGATGGGGAGCTTAATTCATCAATTGTGTTAAGAATAGCTTCCCAAGTTCCATTAAAATTTGAGGCTTATATTTTTCCTTATTCCTCTTATTTTCAAAATTATAGTTTTAGGCTCATTATCATTAGTGTTTACTTTGGAATAATGATTGCCCTTTTTATCTATAATTTAATACTTTATTTTTCGGTAAAAGACAAAGTTTATTTATTCTATTGTTTTTATATATTGTTTATTGCCTTGGCCCAACTATCAATTTCCGGACATTCATTCTTTCTTCTCGGTGAGAATGCCTTTCTCTACGAAATTAGTATCATAGGCTTTACTACTTTATCGAGTATCTTTGTAATTCCTTTCATCCAGCTTTTTTTAAAAACGGATGAATATGTGCCGAAATACGAGAAATACCTTTACCTCATCCCTATTTCCTATATAGTTGCCCTGGTATTAAGGGTGTTAGGTGTAATTGAGATCAGTTATTCAATAATGGATTTGAATGGTTTAATTTTAGCCATTTGCTTCTTTACCATTGGAATAATTGCGGCAAAAGGGGGGTATCGATCAGCCTACTTCTTTTTGTTGGCTTGGAGCTTTTTGTTGATTGGCTTGGTGGTCTATATCCTTCATAATTTGATGATCATTAATCTGGGTTCCTTTGCCAATGCCCCATTATTGGCGGGAACAGCTATAGAAGCCCTATTACTTTCTTTTGCTTTGGCTGATAAAATCAATATATTAAAGAAAGAGAAAGAAAAAGAGCAAATAGATAAGTTGGAAGCGGTAAAAGAAAATGAAAGGTTGATAAAAGAGCAAAACATTTACTTGGAAAAAATGGTTAAGTCTAGAACAGAAGAACTGGAATTGACGCTCAAAAACCTTCAAAATACACAAACCCAACTTGTGAATCAAGAGAAAATGGCCTCTTTGGGTCAGTTAACAGCGGGTATTGCACACGAGATTAATAATCCCATTAACTTTGTAAGTTCCAACATATCACCGCTAAAGAGAGATATGAAGGATATTTTAGAGTTGATGGATGTTTATCGAGAGAAAGGTAAATTGGAATTTTCAGAAGAAAGTAAAGAGGAGATTGAAGAACTGGAAGAAGATATTGAGTTTGAATACCTTTTAGAAGAAGTGGATCAATTGCTTACCGGGATGGAAGACGGTGCCAAAAGGACTGTAGAGATTGTTCGTGGATTGAAATTGTTTTCGCGGGTAGATGAGCAAGATGTCAAAGAAGTTGACCTACGAGAAGGATTGGATAGTACATTGATCTTACTTAATAGTACTATTTCTGGTAGGATTAAAGTGAATAAAAACTACGAGGAAATTCCTATGGTAGAATGCCTTGCAGGAAAAATAAATCAGGTTTTTATGAATATCATTAGTAATGCCATTCATGCCCTTCTGGATCATCCTATTGAAGGTAGAGAACCTGAACTAACGATTAACACTTCCTTTAAAAATGGATTTGTTATGATTGAAATCAAGGATAACGGTATAGGAATGCCGGAAAGTGTCAAAGAGAAGATTTTTGACCCATTTTTTACCACTAAAGCAGTTGGCAAAGGTACTGGGCTTGGACTCTCTATTGTGTATACCATTATATTAGAGAACCATAAAGGAACCTTAGAGGTAGAATCTGAAGAAAATGTAGGGACAGTTTTTTATATAGGATTGCCGGTTAACCAAAAAGGATAA
- a CDS encoding ThiF family adenylyltransferase: MENSIKISEFNESFKPVLFSPKNEEDKNELKKLLATGKIMFFDSFDLQLAELIKSQNPSRKLSQEETEEKKQEFYNNSGLPASENGVWVYYPWRNTMVRILEEKEFVKLRTLRNRYKITDEEQELLQKKIVGIIGLSVGQSVALSLAMERCFGEIRIADFDTLDLSNMNRIRTGIYNIGLKKSWIVAREIAEIDPYLKVTVYNEGIIEDNINDFFNLNGKMDLLIEECDSLPIKLLSRIKAKALKIPVLMDTSDRGMMDIERFDLDPDRLIFHGLLAEFGPEDKIMSRLSESGKEMMMSLLQFDNLSPRVKFSFSELGKSITSWPQLASSVFLGGAACCHYARLLLLDQKIDSGRFYVDLDKIINFNES; the protein is encoded by the coding sequence ATGGAAAACTCAATTAAGATTAGTGAGTTTAATGAGTCCTTCAAGCCTGTTCTATTCTCCCCAAAAAATGAGGAGGATAAAAATGAGCTCAAAAAACTTCTAGCAACAGGTAAAATAATGTTTTTTGATTCCTTTGATTTACAGCTAGCGGAACTTATCAAATCACAAAATCCATCAAGAAAACTGTCTCAGGAGGAGACAGAAGAAAAAAAACAAGAATTTTATAATAATTCCGGATTGCCAGCTTCTGAAAATGGGGTATGGGTTTATTACCCTTGGAGAAATACGATGGTTCGGATTTTAGAAGAAAAAGAATTTGTGAAATTGCGCACTCTCCGAAATCGTTATAAAATTACAGATGAAGAACAAGAGTTGCTTCAAAAAAAGATTGTCGGAATTATTGGTCTTTCGGTGGGGCAAAGCGTTGCTTTAAGCTTGGCAATGGAAAGGTGTTTTGGAGAGATTAGAATTGCTGATTTCGATACCTTGGATTTGAGTAATATGAATCGGATAAGAACTGGGATTTATAACATCGGATTGAAGAAATCATGGATAGTTGCAAGAGAAATAGCTGAAATTGACCCCTATTTGAAAGTTACCGTATATAATGAAGGGATTATTGAGGATAATATCAATGATTTTTTTAACTTAAACGGAAAAATGGATCTATTGATTGAAGAATGTGATAGTTTACCGATTAAGCTCTTGAGTAGAATTAAAGCGAAGGCGCTTAAAATACCTGTTTTAATGGATACAAGTGACCGTGGTATGATGGATATCGAGAGGTTTGATTTAGACCCCGATCGATTAATTTTTCATGGATTATTGGCAGAATTTGGGCCAGAGGATAAAATTATGTCAAGATTGTCAGAAAGTGGCAAAGAGATGATGATGTCATTGTTGCAATTTGATAATCTTTCACCAAGAGTGAAATTTAGTTTTTCTGAGCTAGGAAAATCCATTACATCTTGGCCTCAGTTAGCATCTTCTGTTTTTTTAGGAGGGGCAGCTTGTTGTCATTATGCAAGGCTATTATTATTGGATCAAAAAATAGATTCAGGAAGGTTTTATGTTGATTTAGACAAGATAATCAATTTTAATGAAAGTTAG
- a CDS encoding response regulator, with protein sequence MEKNKIRILYVDDEVNNLKAFKATFRRDYKIFLADSADEGRDILLQEDIDIIITDQRMPKENGVDFLESIIPMHPDPMRILLTGYTDIQAVIDAINKGKVYHYLTKPWEEDYLRTVVKNAYEVFSLRKENKQLTDSLLKANDQLEFLLRQNLLS encoded by the coding sequence ATGGAAAAAAATAAAATCAGAATCCTTTATGTGGATGATGAGGTCAATAACTTGAAAGCGTTTAAGGCCACTTTTAGAAGAGATTACAAGATTTTTTTAGCAGATTCTGCTGATGAGGGTAGGGATATTTTGCTTCAGGAAGACATTGATATAATCATTACTGATCAAAGAATGCCCAAAGAAAACGGCGTGGATTTTCTGGAATCAATTATACCAATGCACCCTGACCCAATGCGTATATTGCTAACAGGATACACTGATATTCAAGCAGTAATTGATGCTATTAACAAGGGAAAAGTATATCACTACTTAACCAAACCATGGGAAGAAGACTACCTTCGAACTGTTGTAAAAAATGCTTACGAAGTATTCTCCCTTAGGAAAGAAAACAAACAACTGACAGACAGCCTATTGAAGGCAAATGATCAACTAGAATTTCTCCTAAGACAAAATCTTCTTTCTTAG
- a CDS encoding alanine dehydrogenase, which translates to MDRLKRKGPPVLIGIPKETADQEKRVVLTPEAVALLVNNGQRVVVEADAGKFSKFSDKDYSDAGAKVVYTSKEAYDAEVILKVEPPTEEEINYMRQGACLISALQLGKQNAAFIHQLNQKKITAVAFENLEDKVGGMPVVRAMSEIAGSTVMLIAAEYLSNVNDGKGLILGGITGVPPTQVVIIGAGTVAEYAARTALGLGANIKIFDNQIYKLRRIKQVLGQQVFTSTIDNYVLGQALKESDVVIGALRAEKGRSKIVVFEEMVSQMMEGSIIIDVSIDQGGCIETAEMTSHTQPVFKKHGVIHYCVPNIASRVSRTASYSLSNIFTPILLQMADIGGAEEMVFNYKWFMKGVYTYRGSLTNAHLARKFQMTHKELQLLLAARY; encoded by the coding sequence ATGGATCGGTTGAAAAGGAAGGGTCCTCCTGTTTTGATAGGGATACCAAAAGAAACAGCTGATCAAGAAAAGCGGGTAGTACTCACTCCTGAAGCGGTCGCCTTATTGGTTAATAATGGACAGCGTGTTGTGGTGGAAGCAGATGCAGGGAAATTTTCAAAATTTTCAGACAAGGACTATTCAGATGCAGGGGCAAAGGTGGTTTATACCAGTAAAGAAGCTTATGATGCAGAGGTGATCTTAAAAGTTGAGCCACCCACCGAAGAAGAAATAAATTACATGCGGCAGGGCGCCTGCCTAATCTCTGCTCTACAGTTGGGAAAACAAAATGCTGCATTTATTCATCAGTTGAATCAGAAGAAAATCACAGCTGTAGCTTTCGAGAATTTAGAGGATAAGGTTGGAGGAATGCCTGTGGTTAGAGCCATGAGCGAAATTGCAGGAAGTACTGTAATGCTTATTGCTGCAGAATACTTAAGCAATGTGAATGATGGAAAAGGTCTGATTTTAGGAGGTATTACCGGTGTCCCACCCACCCAAGTAGTGATAATAGGTGCAGGGACAGTAGCTGAATATGCTGCCAGAACGGCATTGGGACTTGGAGCCAATATTAAAATATTTGATAATCAGATTTATAAGTTAAGGCGTATAAAGCAGGTGTTAGGTCAACAAGTGTTTACATCCACGATTGACAATTATGTTTTGGGACAAGCCTTAAAAGAGTCCGATGTGGTAATTGGGGCACTTAGGGCAGAAAAAGGAAGGTCCAAAATTGTAGTTTTTGAGGAGATGGTTTCTCAAATGATGGAAGGAAGCATTATCATTGATGTAAGTATTGACCAAGGGGGCTGTATAGAAACAGCAGAAATGACCAGTCATACTCAACCCGTGTTTAAAAAACATGGGGTAATTCATTATTGTGTACCAAATATTGCATCAAGGGTGTCAAGAACGGCTTCTTATTCACTAAGCAATATATTTACACCGATTTTACTACAAATGGCGGATATTGGAGGGGCAGAAGAGATGGTATTTAATTACAAATGGTTTATGAAAGGGGTTTACACTTATAGGGGTAGCCTAACAAATGCACATTTAGCTAGAAAATTTCAAATGACCCATAAAGAACTACAATTGTTATTGGCTGCCAGGTATTGA
- a CDS encoding bifunctional tRNA (adenosine(37)-N6)-threonylcarbamoyltransferase complex ATPase subunit type 1 TsaE/phosphotransferase, with protein sequence MKQIQCDHISEIPIIAEKIIALCKDNKVWVFQGEMGAGKTTLIKAICEKLGIVDAVSSPTFSIVNEYTDEEGDAIYHFDFYRLKDPMEAFDMGVEEYFASGSYCFVEWAERIPMFLPDEFALISIESESDEKRIIAIKTINQ encoded by the coding sequence TTGAAGCAAATTCAATGTGATCATATTAGCGAAATTCCAATAATTGCTGAAAAAATTATAGCTTTATGCAAGGATAATAAAGTATGGGTTTTTCAAGGGGAAATGGGAGCTGGCAAGACTACGCTTATTAAAGCAATTTGTGAAAAACTTGGAATAGTCGATGCAGTCAGTAGCCCTACTTTCTCTATTGTCAATGAATATACAGATGAAGAAGGTGATGCAATTTACCATTTTGATTTTTACAGATTAAAGGATCCCATGGAGGCATTTGATATGGGTGTTGAGGAATACTTTGCAAGTGGGAGTTATTGTTTTGTGGAATGGGCAGAAAGAATCCCTATGTTTTTGCCGGATGAGTTTGCGTTGATTTCGATTGAAAGTGAAAGTGATGAAAAAAGAATTATTGCCATTAAAACCATCAATCAATGA
- the porX gene encoding T9SS response regulator signal transducer PorX, which yields MQNFKILWADDEIDLLKPHILFLKQKGYDIVTVNSGLDAIEKVEEDNFDVIFLDEMMPGMTGLETLQQIKTLKPQIPVVMITKSEEEHIMDDAIGGKIADYLIKPINPNQIFLSVKKILQNKQLISEKTNLSYQQDFRNISMAYNDAIDHEEWVDIYKKLTYWELEIDETENKSMQEVLESQKVEANANFARFIKENYLDWLNLPKISKPVLSHQVMKKHVFPKLKQDKPLFFIVIDNLRLDQWEMIENQLRDYFLVKENGTYYSILPTTTAFSRNALFSGMMPLEMAKSHPDLWEGEDTDEGKNNHEEEFLNVNLKKNRLSIRSSYNKIIQTNQGKAVLDQFPNLMKNELNVLVYNFVDMMSHARTDMKMIRELAPDESAYRSLTTSWFLHSSLFELFKKISAAGAEVIVTTDHGTKRVNKPYKIIGDRNVTTNLRYKQGKNLNFESGKVFEVDKPDEARLPRLNISSSYVFAVEDYFFAYPNNYNYYVNYYRDTFQHGGVSLEEMIIPIVHLQPK from the coding sequence ATGCAAAATTTCAAAATATTATGGGCAGATGACGAGATTGATCTTCTAAAACCACATATTTTATTCTTAAAACAGAAAGGTTATGATATAGTTACAGTAAATAGTGGTCTGGATGCCATAGAGAAAGTGGAAGAAGATAATTTTGATGTGATTTTTTTGGATGAGATGATGCCCGGGATGACAGGCCTGGAAACTCTACAACAAATCAAAACATTAAAACCTCAAATTCCTGTAGTGATGATCACTAAGAGTGAAGAAGAGCATATCATGGATGATGCAATTGGTGGTAAAATTGCCGATTATCTAATCAAGCCAATCAACCCAAATCAAATTTTTCTGTCCGTTAAGAAAATCCTGCAAAATAAGCAATTGATTAGCGAGAAGACCAATCTCTCCTATCAACAAGATTTTAGGAACATTAGCATGGCCTATAATGATGCCATTGATCATGAGGAATGGGTAGATATTTATAAGAAGCTGACTTACTGGGAGCTGGAAATAGATGAAACGGAGAATAAAAGTATGCAGGAAGTGCTGGAATCTCAAAAAGTAGAAGCCAATGCAAACTTTGCCCGTTTTATAAAGGAAAATTACTTGGATTGGTTAAACCTGCCGAAAATTAGTAAGCCTGTTTTATCTCACCAGGTGATGAAAAAACATGTTTTCCCTAAATTGAAGCAGGACAAACCTTTATTTTTTATTGTGATTGATAATTTGAGGCTGGATCAATGGGAAATGATTGAAAATCAACTCAGGGATTATTTTTTGGTGAAAGAAAACGGGACGTATTATAGTATATTACCTACCACCACAGCCTTTTCAAGGAATGCCTTGTTTAGTGGTATGATGCCTTTGGAAATGGCTAAATCTCACCCTGATTTATGGGAGGGAGAGGATACAGATGAAGGTAAAAACAACCATGAAGAGGAGTTCCTAAATGTAAACCTAAAGAAAAATAGACTTTCAATACGATCCAGCTATAATAAGATCATTCAAACAAACCAAGGCAAAGCAGTTTTGGATCAGTTTCCTAATCTGATGAAAAATGAATTGAATGTGCTTGTTTACAATTTTGTGGACATGATGTCTCATGCAAGGACCGATATGAAAATGATCAGAGAATTGGCTCCGGATGAATCTGCCTACCGCTCGTTAACCACTAGCTGGTTCCTTCATAGTTCATTGTTTGAACTATTTAAAAAAATAAGTGCTGCCGGTGCAGAAGTTATTGTCACTACGGATCATGGGACCAAGCGGGTCAACAAGCCTTATAAAATCATTGGCGATCGAAACGTTACTACCAATTTAAGGTATAAACAAGGAAAAAACCTTAATTTTGAATCTGGAAAGGTATTTGAAGTCGACAAGCCTGATGAAGCCAGGCTGCCTCGATTAAATATCTCCTCCAGTTATGTTTTTGCTGTTGAAGATTATTTCTTTGCCTATCCTAACAATTACAATTATTATGTTAATTATTATAGGGATACTTTTCAGCACGGAGGCGTTTCTTTGGAGGAAATGATTATTCCTATCGTACATTTACAGCCAAAATAA
- a CDS encoding HD domain-containing protein: MKRTLKSYKIINDPVYGFINIPSELIFAVIDHPYFQRLRRIKQLGLTDMVYPGALHTRFHHAIGAMHLMSITLDQLRNKGIEISDQEYEAALLAILLHDIGHGPFSHALESILLKGQHHETLSLLFFDELNKQFNGQLSMAKDIFVGSYERKFFHQLVSSQLDIDRLDYLQRDCFFTGVSEGTIGADRIIKMMTIINDEVVIEEKGIYSIENFLNARRLMYWQVYLHKTTVCAEKMLINLILRAKHLARSGVILPGSIEFLGFLKKDLPQKNSPGTPIWLNDFAQLDDLDIWGAIKLWKNTDDFVLKEISKMFLTRNLFKIHFSNTPFKRAEIDKLRLKTQNKLAVSDDELKYFFSEGEISNYGYLTENKILILTKKGKVLDVATAADLPNIKAMSKIVKKHYACHAKNLTLR, encoded by the coding sequence ATGAAACGGACATTGAAAAGTTATAAAATAATAAATGACCCTGTCTATGGGTTCATTAACATTCCAAGTGAATTGATTTTTGCCGTCATTGACCATCCTTACTTTCAAAGGTTACGTAGAATCAAGCAACTTGGTTTGACAGACATGGTATACCCGGGAGCCTTACACACACGTTTTCATCATGCCATTGGAGCGATGCACCTTATGAGTATCACCTTGGACCAACTCCGCAACAAAGGAATTGAAATTTCTGACCAAGAATATGAAGCTGCATTGCTTGCCATTCTCCTCCATGACATTGGCCATGGCCCTTTCTCCCATGCATTAGAGTCCATTCTTTTAAAAGGTCAGCATCATGAAACCTTATCTCTTCTCTTCTTTGACGAATTAAATAAACAATTTAATGGCCAACTTTCTATGGCAAAAGATATTTTTGTCGGAAGTTACGAAAGAAAATTCTTTCACCAACTAGTCTCGAGTCAATTGGATATCGACAGACTGGACTATTTACAAAGGGATTGCTTTTTTACAGGAGTTTCTGAGGGCACCATTGGAGCAGATAGAATTATTAAAATGATGACCATCATTAATGATGAGGTGGTTATCGAAGAGAAAGGAATCTATAGTATCGAAAATTTTCTTAATGCCAGAAGGCTGATGTACTGGCAGGTCTACCTGCACAAAACCACGGTATGTGCTGAAAAAATGCTTATCAACCTAATTTTGAGAGCCAAACATCTGGCACGCTCAGGGGTAATACTCCCGGGATCCATAGAATTTTTGGGATTTCTAAAAAAAGACCTTCCCCAAAAGAATTCACCGGGAACACCTATTTGGCTAAATGACTTTGCCCAGCTGGATGATTTGGATATTTGGGGTGCAATAAAACTTTGGAAAAACACCGATGATTTTGTCTTGAAAGAAATTTCAAAAATGTTTTTAACCAGAAACTTATTTAAAATTCATTTTAGCAATACTCCTTTCAAAAGGGCTGAGATAGATAAGTTGAGATTAAAAACTCAAAATAAACTAGCTGTTTCTGATGATGAATTAAAATATTTTTTCTCTGAAGGTGAAATTAGTAATTATGGATATTTAACTGAAAATAAAATTTTAATTTTGACAAAAAAGGGCAAAGTCTTGGATGTGGCCACGGCTGCAGATTTGCCGAACATCAAAGCGATGAGTAAAATTGTTAAAAAACACTATGCTTGTCATGCTAAAAATTTAACTTTACGGTAA